The Chaetodon auriga isolate fChaAug3 chromosome 3, fChaAug3.hap1, whole genome shotgun sequence genome has a window encoding:
- the LOC143318012 gene encoding vitellogenin-like isoform X2, producing MRVVVFALTLALVAGQHHSFAPEFAAGKTYVYKYEAWLLGGLPEEGLAKAGLKVSSKVLISAAAQNYYMLKLVEPEIYEYSGVWPQDPVIPATKLTSALAAQLMTPIKFEYANGVVGKMFAPEGISTMVLNVYRGILNVLQLNIKKTQNVYELQEAGAQGVCKTLYAITEDEKAERILLTKTRDLNHCQEKIMKDMGLAYTQKCAKCQQDSKNLRGTTAYKYILKPVAGGILILEAAVNELIRFSPFTEMNGAAQMQTKQSLVFLEIQRAPVVPIEAQYLHRGSLKYEFSTELLQTPIQLIKINNVQAQIAEILNYLVAHNMERVHEDAPLKFLELIQVLRAARFEDLEMLWSQYRTKPAYRQWILDAIPAIGTSAALRFIKEKFLVDDITVAETAQALIASIHMVTANTEVIKLVEALAVNSKIVENPVLREIVLLGYGTMISKYCAEMAVCPAELIKPIQDLLAEAVAKDETQDIILLLKVLGNAGHPSSLKPITKILPIHGTAAASLPMRVHADAIMALRNIAKKEPRMIQELALQVYMDKALHPELRMLACIVLFETRPAIGLVTTLANIVKTEENLQVASFTYSHMKSLTRSTAAIHASVAAACNVAIKILNPRLNRLSLRFSKAIHMDIYNNPLMLGAAASTFYINDVATILPRSVVATTSAYFAGAAADVLEVGVRTEGLQEALLKNPAFIDNADRITKMKRILKALSEWRAHPSSQPLASVYVKFFGQEIAFANIDKAMIDQAIAFATGPSLQTLGKNAVRDLLSGASFHLTKPLLATEVRRILPTAAGLPMELSLYTAAVTAATVQFKATTTPALPENFHLSHLLKTDIQLETEIRPSIAVNTFAVMGVNTAILQAALLSRAKLNSIVPAKIAARLDIAEGHFKIKVLPVSVPEHVAAVHVETFAVARNIEDLSAAKITPLIPAKVFEPISREILTSKFASSVAASLSKSSEIIHQDVAAAKPAIVKPKAAQFEKKYCAKATAIGLKGCFKIATENAAFIRDIALYKLAGRHSVVLSLKPIEGEVIERLEMEVQVGPKAAEKLIKQINLSEEEIVEGRPVLMKLKKILAPRLKNATSSSSSSSGSSSYHSSSRSSSSSSSRFNSKAIDAAVPTIRLHSRSSSSSSISSSSSSRSVSRSSRSSSASSLASLFSASSSSSRSSARFTKKVIYPHKFQKNHKQQAVTSQATSAVLSRSRSSASSFEAIRRQNKFLGNEVAPTFAIIFRAVRADKKVLGYQLAFYLDRPTARVQIILAALAADNNWKFCADGALLSKHKVTARIGWGAECKQYDTTVTAETGLVGPSPAARLRVAWNELPSAFKHYAKKVCDNIPAYMLAGWIQGKDENSVKQLSLTVVATSDRTLDLIWKTPTRTVYKLALHLPIALPLDEIKGLTPFDGLADNTHYLFAKAGTAECSFLRDTLTTFNSRRYKNEMPVSCYQVLAQDCTSELKFMVLLKKDHVEQNHINVKIADIDIDLYPKNSDVIVKVNGMEIPISNLPYQHPTAKIQIRPKGEGISVYAPTHGLHEVYFDRNSWMIKVVDWMKGQTCGLCGKADGEVRQEYVTPNGRLTKNAASFAHSWVLPAESCRDTTECRMKLESVQLEKQVDIHGQESKCYSVEPVLRCLPGCFPVKTTTVTVGFHCLPTDSALNRPESLSNIYNNSVDLRDTAEAHLACSCTAQCA from the exons ctgGCCAACATCATAGTTTTG CTCCTGAGTTTGCTGCTGGTAAGACATATGTGTACAAATATGAGGCATGGCTCCTGGGCGGCCTGCCAGAGGAAGGCTTGGCAAAAGCCGGACTCAAAGTCAGCAGCAAAGTTCTCATCAGTGCCGCAGCCCAAAACTATTACATGCTGAAG CTTGTGGAACCAGAGATCTATGAATACAGTGGAGTCTGGCCTCAGGATCCTGTAATCCCAGCAACCAAGCTGACATCAGCCCTGGCAGCCCAGCTCATGACTCCCATCAAGTTTGAGTACGCCAATGGTGTTGTTGGAAAAATGTTCGCCCCTGAGGGAATCTCAACAATGGTGCTGAACGTTTACAGAGGTATCCTGAATGTCCTTCAGCTCAACATCAAGAAGACACAGAATGTCTACGAGTTGCAGGAG GCCGGAGCTCAGGGTGTGTGCAAGACCCTCTATGCCATCACTGAAGACGAAAAGGCTGAGCGTATCCTTCTGACAAAGACCAGAGATCTGAACCACTGTCAGGAGAAGATCATGAAGGACATGGGGTTGGCATACACTCAAAAATGTGCAAAGTGCCAGCAA GATTCAAAGAACCTGAGAGGAACCACAGCATATAAATACATCTTGAAGCCAGTTGCTGGTGGCATCTTGATCCTGGAGGCAGCTGTTAATGAGCTGATCAGATTCTCACCTTTTACTGAGATGAACGGAGCTGCTCAGATGCAGACCAA GCAATCCTTGGTCTTCCTTGAGATTCAGAGGGCTCCTGTTGTACCCATCGAAGCTCAGTATCTTCACCGTGGTTCTCTTAAGTATGAGTTTTCCACTGAGCTTCTTCAGACACCCATTCAGCTCATCAAGATTAACAATGTGCAGGCCCAG ATTGCGGAGATTCTGAATTATCTGGTTGCCCACAATATGGAGAGAGTCCACGAGGATGCCCCTCTTAAGTTTTTGGAACTTATTCAGGTCCTCCGTGCAGCCCGCTTTGAAGACCTTGAAATGCTTTGGAGCCAGTACAGAACAAAACCTGCCTACAG ACAGTGGATCTTGGATGCCATCCCTGCCATTGGAacttctgctgctctgagatTCATCAAGGAGAAATTCCTGGTTGATGACATAACTGTTGCTGAAACAGCTCAGGCTTTGATTGCATCTATTCACATGGTGACAGCAAACACTGAGGTCATCAAGCTGGTTGAG GCCCTGGCAGTCAACAGCAAAATAGTGGAAAACCCAGTTCTGCGTGAGATCGTCCTCCTTGGCTATGGTACCATGATTTCAAAATACTGTGCTGAGATGGCTGTCTGCCCTGCAGAACTCATAAAG CCCATCCAGGACCTCCTTGCAGAGGCTGTTGCTAAAGATGAGACCCAGGATATCATCTTGCTCCTGAAGGTTTTGGGTAATGCTGGTCATCCTTCTAGCCTTAAGCCAATCACCAAGATCCTGCCCATACATGGCACTGCAGCTGCATCTCTGCCCATGAGAGTCCATGCTGATGCCATCATGGCTTTGAGGAACATTGCAAAGAAGGAGCCCAGAATG ATCCAGGAACTGGCACTCCAAGTCTACATGGACAAGGCTCTTCACCCAGAGCTTCGTATGCTTGCATGCATCGTGCTGTTTGAGACAAGGCCTGCAATTGGTCTGGTGACAACTCTTGCCAACATTGTGAAGACAGAGGAGAATCTGCAGGTAGCAAGTTTCACTTATTCTCACATGAAGTCCCTGACCAGGAGCACCGCTGCTATCCATGCATCAGT TGCTGCAGCTTGCAATGTTGCCATCAAAATCTTAAACCCAAGGCTGAACAGACTGAGCTTGCGTTTCAGCAAAGCCATCCACATGGACATCTATAACA ACCCTTTGATGCTTGGGGCTGCTGCCAGCACTTTCTACATCAATGATGTCGCCACCATTCTGCCCAGATCTGTTGTGGCTACGACCAGTGCATACtttgctggagctgctgctgatgttctgGAG GTTGGAGTAAGAACTGAGGGACTCCAGGAGGCTCTTCTGAAAAACCCTGCTTTTATTGACAATGCTGACAGGATAACCAAAATGAAGCGCATCCTTAAGGCT CTTTCTGAGTGGAGGGCTCATCCTTCCAGCCAGCCCCTGGCCTCTGTGTATGTGAAATTCTTCGGACAGGAAATTGCCTTTGCCAACATTGACAAAGCCATGATTGACCAGGCCATTGCG TTTGCCACCGGTCCCTCCCTTCAGACACTTGGTAAGAACGCTGTGAGGGATCTGCTGTCTGGTGCTTCCTTCCACTTAACTAAGCCTCTGCTGGCAACTGAGGTGAGGCGTATCCTGCCTACTGCTGCTGGTCTTCCAATGGAGCTCAGTCTgtacactgctgctgtgaccgCTGCTACTGTTCAAT tcaAGGCCACCACAACACCAGCTCTACCAGAAAACTTCCATCTTTCTCACCTTCTGAAGACAGACATTCAGCTTGAGACTGAGATCAGACCAAG catTGCTGTGAACACATTTGCTGTGATGGGGGTAAACACTGCCATACTCCAGGCTGCCCTGCTCTCAAGAGCAAAACTCAACTCCATTGTTCCCGCCAAGATTGCCGCAAGACTCGACATCGCTGAGGGCCACTTTAAGATCAAAGTTCTGCCTGTGTCTGTGCCTGAACATGTTGCAGCTGTGCA TGTCGAAACTTTTGCTGTGGCAAGAAATATTGAGGATCTTAGTGCAGCAAAAATCACTCCCCTCATCCCTGCTAAAGTCTTTGAGCCCATCTCAAGAGAGATTCTCACATCAAAGTTTGCTTCATCTGTTGCTGCTAGTCTG TCAAAATCCTCAGAGATCATTCACCAAGATGTGGCAGCTGCCAAGCCTGCCATTGTGAAGCCTAAAGCAGCTCAGTTTGAGAAGAAGTACTGTGCTAAAGCTACTGCCATTGGACTGAAGGGCTGTTTCAAGATTGCCACTGAAAACGCTGCTTTCATCAGGGACATTGCTCTGTACAAACTGGCCGGAAGGCACTCTGTTGTTCTTTCTTTGAAACCAA TTGAAGGGGAAGTCATTGAGAGGCTGGAGATGGAGGTTCAAGTAGGACCAAAGGCTGCAGAGAAGCTCATTAAACAGATCAACCTGAGTGAAGAAGAAATTGTTGAGGGCAGACCAGTTTTGATGAAGCTAAAGAAAATTCTGGCTCCTCGTCTGAAGAATGCCACCtcatcgtcttcctcctcctctggctccagCAGTTATCATTCAAGCAGCaggtcctcctccagctcctcatctCGTTTCAACAGCAAGGCCATTGATGCAGCTGTTCCAACCATAAGACTTCACAgtaggagcagcagcagcagcagcataagTAGCAGCAGCTCTTCCAGATCTGTGAGCAGATCTTCCAGGTCCAGCTCTGCATCAAGCCTTGCATCACTCTTCAGTGCCAGCTCAAGTTCCTCTCGCTCCAGTgcccgtttcacaaag AAAGTGATTTATCCTCACAAGTTCCAAAAGAACCACAAGCAGCAG GCTGTCACCTCTCAAGCCACCTCAGCAGTACTTTCCAGGAGCAGAAGCAGTGCCTCAAGCTTTGAGGCCATCCGCAGACAG AATAAATTCCTTGGCAATGAAGTGGCTCCTACCTTTGCCATCATCTTCCGTGCTGTCAGAGCTGATAAAAAGGTGCTAGGATATCAACTGGCATTCTACTTGGACAGACCTACCGCCAGAGTTCAGATTATTCTGGCGGCCTTGGCTGCTGATAACAACTGGAAGTTCTGTGCTGATGGAGCTCTGCTTAGCAAGCACAAAGTCACA GCTAGAATCGGTTGGGGAGCAGAATGCAAGCAGTATGATACCACGGTCACAGCTGAGACTGGTCTTGTTGGTCCAAGCCCTGCAGCTCGCCTCAGAGTGGCCTGGAATGAACTACCTTCTGCTTTTAAACACTACGCAAAGAA GGTGTGTGACAACATTCCTGCTTACATGCTGGCTGGCTGGATACAAGGAAAGGATGAAAACAGTGTCAAGCAGCTCTCATTAACAGTGGTTGCCACGTCTGACAGGACCCTTGACCTCATTTGGAAAACACCAACA CGTACTGTCTATAAGCTGGCTCTGCATCTTCCCATTGCTCTGCCACTTGATGAAATCAAAGGTCTCACCCCCTTTGATGGCCTTGCTGATAATACCCACTACTTGTTTGCCAAGGCTGGCACAG CCGAATGTAGCTTTCTGAGAGACACACTGACCACATTCAACAGCAGGAGGTACAAGAACGAGATGCCAGTGTCTTGCTACCAAGTTCTGGCACAGGATTGCACCAGTGAGCTGAAATTCATGGTTCTGCTAAAGAAAGACCACGTTGAGCAGAACCATATCAATGTGAAGATTGCTGACAT TGATATTGACCTGTACCCAAAGAACAGTGACGTGATTGTGAAGGTCAATGGAATGGAAATCCCCATCAGCAACCTGCCATACCAGCATCCCACAG CTAAAATCCAGATCAGGCCAAAGGGTGAAGGCATCTCTGTGTACGCTCCCACCCATGGTCTTCATGAAGTCTACTTTGACAGGAACTCATGGATG ATTAAAGTTGTGGACTGGATGAAGGGACAGAcctgtggactctgtggaaaGGCTGATGGGGAAGTCAGACAGGAGTACGTCACGCCCAACGGCCGTCTGACCAAGAACGCAGCCAGTTTCGCTCATTCTTGGGTTCTGCCAGCCGAGAGCTGCAGGGACACCACAG AATGCCGTATGAAGCTTGAATCTGTGCAGCTGGAGAAGCAGGTTGACATCCATGGCCAGGAATCCAAGTGTTACTCTGTTGAGCCTGTGCTGCGCTGCCTGCCCGGATGCTTCCCCGTGAAGACCACCACCGTCACTGTTGGCTTCCACTGCCTGCCAACTG ATTCTGCCCTGAATCGCCCAGAGAGTCTGAGCAACATCTACAACAACAGTGTGGACCTGAGGGACACAGCGGAGGCCCACCTggcctgcagctgcactgctcaGTGTGCTTAA
- the LOC143318012 gene encoding vitellogenin-like isoform X1, which yields MRVVVFALTLALVVSAGQHHSFAPEFAAGKTYVYKYEAWLLGGLPEEGLAKAGLKVSSKVLISAAAQNYYMLKLVEPEIYEYSGVWPQDPVIPATKLTSALAAQLMTPIKFEYANGVVGKMFAPEGISTMVLNVYRGILNVLQLNIKKTQNVYELQEAGAQGVCKTLYAITEDEKAERILLTKTRDLNHCQEKIMKDMGLAYTQKCAKCQQDSKNLRGTTAYKYILKPVAGGILILEAAVNELIRFSPFTEMNGAAQMQTKQSLVFLEIQRAPVVPIEAQYLHRGSLKYEFSTELLQTPIQLIKINNVQAQIAEILNYLVAHNMERVHEDAPLKFLELIQVLRAARFEDLEMLWSQYRTKPAYRQWILDAIPAIGTSAALRFIKEKFLVDDITVAETAQALIASIHMVTANTEVIKLVEALAVNSKIVENPVLREIVLLGYGTMISKYCAEMAVCPAELIKPIQDLLAEAVAKDETQDIILLLKVLGNAGHPSSLKPITKILPIHGTAAASLPMRVHADAIMALRNIAKKEPRMIQELALQVYMDKALHPELRMLACIVLFETRPAIGLVTTLANIVKTEENLQVASFTYSHMKSLTRSTAAIHASVAAACNVAIKILNPRLNRLSLRFSKAIHMDIYNNPLMLGAAASTFYINDVATILPRSVVATTSAYFAGAAADVLEVGVRTEGLQEALLKNPAFIDNADRITKMKRILKALSEWRAHPSSQPLASVYVKFFGQEIAFANIDKAMIDQAIAFATGPSLQTLGKNAVRDLLSGASFHLTKPLLATEVRRILPTAAGLPMELSLYTAAVTAATVQFKATTTPALPENFHLSHLLKTDIQLETEIRPSIAVNTFAVMGVNTAILQAALLSRAKLNSIVPAKIAARLDIAEGHFKIKVLPVSVPEHVAAVHVETFAVARNIEDLSAAKITPLIPAKVFEPISREILTSKFASSVAASLSKSSEIIHQDVAAAKPAIVKPKAAQFEKKYCAKATAIGLKGCFKIATENAAFIRDIALYKLAGRHSVVLSLKPIEGEVIERLEMEVQVGPKAAEKLIKQINLSEEEIVEGRPVLMKLKKILAPRLKNATSSSSSSSGSSSYHSSSRSSSSSSSRFNSKAIDAAVPTIRLHSRSSSSSSISSSSSSRSVSRSSRSSSASSLASLFSASSSSSRSSARFTKKVIYPHKFQKNHKQQAVTSQATSAVLSRSRSSASSFEAIRRQNKFLGNEVAPTFAIIFRAVRADKKVLGYQLAFYLDRPTARVQIILAALAADNNWKFCADGALLSKHKVTARIGWGAECKQYDTTVTAETGLVGPSPAARLRVAWNELPSAFKHYAKKVCDNIPAYMLAGWIQGKDENSVKQLSLTVVATSDRTLDLIWKTPTRTVYKLALHLPIALPLDEIKGLTPFDGLADNTHYLFAKAGTAECSFLRDTLTTFNSRRYKNEMPVSCYQVLAQDCTSELKFMVLLKKDHVEQNHINVKIADIDIDLYPKNSDVIVKVNGMEIPISNLPYQHPTAKIQIRPKGEGISVYAPTHGLHEVYFDRNSWMIKVVDWMKGQTCGLCGKADGEVRQEYVTPNGRLTKNAASFAHSWVLPAESCRDTTECRMKLESVQLEKQVDIHGQESKCYSVEPVLRCLPGCFPVKTTTVTVGFHCLPTDSALNRPESLSNIYNNSVDLRDTAEAHLACSCTAQCA from the exons tttcagctgGCCAACATCATAGTTTTG CTCCTGAGTTTGCTGCTGGTAAGACATATGTGTACAAATATGAGGCATGGCTCCTGGGCGGCCTGCCAGAGGAAGGCTTGGCAAAAGCCGGACTCAAAGTCAGCAGCAAAGTTCTCATCAGTGCCGCAGCCCAAAACTATTACATGCTGAAG CTTGTGGAACCAGAGATCTATGAATACAGTGGAGTCTGGCCTCAGGATCCTGTAATCCCAGCAACCAAGCTGACATCAGCCCTGGCAGCCCAGCTCATGACTCCCATCAAGTTTGAGTACGCCAATGGTGTTGTTGGAAAAATGTTCGCCCCTGAGGGAATCTCAACAATGGTGCTGAACGTTTACAGAGGTATCCTGAATGTCCTTCAGCTCAACATCAAGAAGACACAGAATGTCTACGAGTTGCAGGAG GCCGGAGCTCAGGGTGTGTGCAAGACCCTCTATGCCATCACTGAAGACGAAAAGGCTGAGCGTATCCTTCTGACAAAGACCAGAGATCTGAACCACTGTCAGGAGAAGATCATGAAGGACATGGGGTTGGCATACACTCAAAAATGTGCAAAGTGCCAGCAA GATTCAAAGAACCTGAGAGGAACCACAGCATATAAATACATCTTGAAGCCAGTTGCTGGTGGCATCTTGATCCTGGAGGCAGCTGTTAATGAGCTGATCAGATTCTCACCTTTTACTGAGATGAACGGAGCTGCTCAGATGCAGACCAA GCAATCCTTGGTCTTCCTTGAGATTCAGAGGGCTCCTGTTGTACCCATCGAAGCTCAGTATCTTCACCGTGGTTCTCTTAAGTATGAGTTTTCCACTGAGCTTCTTCAGACACCCATTCAGCTCATCAAGATTAACAATGTGCAGGCCCAG ATTGCGGAGATTCTGAATTATCTGGTTGCCCACAATATGGAGAGAGTCCACGAGGATGCCCCTCTTAAGTTTTTGGAACTTATTCAGGTCCTCCGTGCAGCCCGCTTTGAAGACCTTGAAATGCTTTGGAGCCAGTACAGAACAAAACCTGCCTACAG ACAGTGGATCTTGGATGCCATCCCTGCCATTGGAacttctgctgctctgagatTCATCAAGGAGAAATTCCTGGTTGATGACATAACTGTTGCTGAAACAGCTCAGGCTTTGATTGCATCTATTCACATGGTGACAGCAAACACTGAGGTCATCAAGCTGGTTGAG GCCCTGGCAGTCAACAGCAAAATAGTGGAAAACCCAGTTCTGCGTGAGATCGTCCTCCTTGGCTATGGTACCATGATTTCAAAATACTGTGCTGAGATGGCTGTCTGCCCTGCAGAACTCATAAAG CCCATCCAGGACCTCCTTGCAGAGGCTGTTGCTAAAGATGAGACCCAGGATATCATCTTGCTCCTGAAGGTTTTGGGTAATGCTGGTCATCCTTCTAGCCTTAAGCCAATCACCAAGATCCTGCCCATACATGGCACTGCAGCTGCATCTCTGCCCATGAGAGTCCATGCTGATGCCATCATGGCTTTGAGGAACATTGCAAAGAAGGAGCCCAGAATG ATCCAGGAACTGGCACTCCAAGTCTACATGGACAAGGCTCTTCACCCAGAGCTTCGTATGCTTGCATGCATCGTGCTGTTTGAGACAAGGCCTGCAATTGGTCTGGTGACAACTCTTGCCAACATTGTGAAGACAGAGGAGAATCTGCAGGTAGCAAGTTTCACTTATTCTCACATGAAGTCCCTGACCAGGAGCACCGCTGCTATCCATGCATCAGT TGCTGCAGCTTGCAATGTTGCCATCAAAATCTTAAACCCAAGGCTGAACAGACTGAGCTTGCGTTTCAGCAAAGCCATCCACATGGACATCTATAACA ACCCTTTGATGCTTGGGGCTGCTGCCAGCACTTTCTACATCAATGATGTCGCCACCATTCTGCCCAGATCTGTTGTGGCTACGACCAGTGCATACtttgctggagctgctgctgatgttctgGAG GTTGGAGTAAGAACTGAGGGACTCCAGGAGGCTCTTCTGAAAAACCCTGCTTTTATTGACAATGCTGACAGGATAACCAAAATGAAGCGCATCCTTAAGGCT CTTTCTGAGTGGAGGGCTCATCCTTCCAGCCAGCCCCTGGCCTCTGTGTATGTGAAATTCTTCGGACAGGAAATTGCCTTTGCCAACATTGACAAAGCCATGATTGACCAGGCCATTGCG TTTGCCACCGGTCCCTCCCTTCAGACACTTGGTAAGAACGCTGTGAGGGATCTGCTGTCTGGTGCTTCCTTCCACTTAACTAAGCCTCTGCTGGCAACTGAGGTGAGGCGTATCCTGCCTACTGCTGCTGGTCTTCCAATGGAGCTCAGTCTgtacactgctgctgtgaccgCTGCTACTGTTCAAT tcaAGGCCACCACAACACCAGCTCTACCAGAAAACTTCCATCTTTCTCACCTTCTGAAGACAGACATTCAGCTTGAGACTGAGATCAGACCAAG catTGCTGTGAACACATTTGCTGTGATGGGGGTAAACACTGCCATACTCCAGGCTGCCCTGCTCTCAAGAGCAAAACTCAACTCCATTGTTCCCGCCAAGATTGCCGCAAGACTCGACATCGCTGAGGGCCACTTTAAGATCAAAGTTCTGCCTGTGTCTGTGCCTGAACATGTTGCAGCTGTGCA TGTCGAAACTTTTGCTGTGGCAAGAAATATTGAGGATCTTAGTGCAGCAAAAATCACTCCCCTCATCCCTGCTAAAGTCTTTGAGCCCATCTCAAGAGAGATTCTCACATCAAAGTTTGCTTCATCTGTTGCTGCTAGTCTG TCAAAATCCTCAGAGATCATTCACCAAGATGTGGCAGCTGCCAAGCCTGCCATTGTGAAGCCTAAAGCAGCTCAGTTTGAGAAGAAGTACTGTGCTAAAGCTACTGCCATTGGACTGAAGGGCTGTTTCAAGATTGCCACTGAAAACGCTGCTTTCATCAGGGACATTGCTCTGTACAAACTGGCCGGAAGGCACTCTGTTGTTCTTTCTTTGAAACCAA TTGAAGGGGAAGTCATTGAGAGGCTGGAGATGGAGGTTCAAGTAGGACCAAAGGCTGCAGAGAAGCTCATTAAACAGATCAACCTGAGTGAAGAAGAAATTGTTGAGGGCAGACCAGTTTTGATGAAGCTAAAGAAAATTCTGGCTCCTCGTCTGAAGAATGCCACCtcatcgtcttcctcctcctctggctccagCAGTTATCATTCAAGCAGCaggtcctcctccagctcctcatctCGTTTCAACAGCAAGGCCATTGATGCAGCTGTTCCAACCATAAGACTTCACAgtaggagcagcagcagcagcagcataagTAGCAGCAGCTCTTCCAGATCTGTGAGCAGATCTTCCAGGTCCAGCTCTGCATCAAGCCTTGCATCACTCTTCAGTGCCAGCTCAAGTTCCTCTCGCTCCAGTgcccgtttcacaaag AAAGTGATTTATCCTCACAAGTTCCAAAAGAACCACAAGCAGCAG GCTGTCACCTCTCAAGCCACCTCAGCAGTACTTTCCAGGAGCAGAAGCAGTGCCTCAAGCTTTGAGGCCATCCGCAGACAG AATAAATTCCTTGGCAATGAAGTGGCTCCTACCTTTGCCATCATCTTCCGTGCTGTCAGAGCTGATAAAAAGGTGCTAGGATATCAACTGGCATTCTACTTGGACAGACCTACCGCCAGAGTTCAGATTATTCTGGCGGCCTTGGCTGCTGATAACAACTGGAAGTTCTGTGCTGATGGAGCTCTGCTTAGCAAGCACAAAGTCACA GCTAGAATCGGTTGGGGAGCAGAATGCAAGCAGTATGATACCACGGTCACAGCTGAGACTGGTCTTGTTGGTCCAAGCCCTGCAGCTCGCCTCAGAGTGGCCTGGAATGAACTACCTTCTGCTTTTAAACACTACGCAAAGAA GGTGTGTGACAACATTCCTGCTTACATGCTGGCTGGCTGGATACAAGGAAAGGATGAAAACAGTGTCAAGCAGCTCTCATTAACAGTGGTTGCCACGTCTGACAGGACCCTTGACCTCATTTGGAAAACACCAACA CGTACTGTCTATAAGCTGGCTCTGCATCTTCCCATTGCTCTGCCACTTGATGAAATCAAAGGTCTCACCCCCTTTGATGGCCTTGCTGATAATACCCACTACTTGTTTGCCAAGGCTGGCACAG CCGAATGTAGCTTTCTGAGAGACACACTGACCACATTCAACAGCAGGAGGTACAAGAACGAGATGCCAGTGTCTTGCTACCAAGTTCTGGCACAGGATTGCACCAGTGAGCTGAAATTCATGGTTCTGCTAAAGAAAGACCACGTTGAGCAGAACCATATCAATGTGAAGATTGCTGACAT TGATATTGACCTGTACCCAAAGAACAGTGACGTGATTGTGAAGGTCAATGGAATGGAAATCCCCATCAGCAACCTGCCATACCAGCATCCCACAG CTAAAATCCAGATCAGGCCAAAGGGTGAAGGCATCTCTGTGTACGCTCCCACCCATGGTCTTCATGAAGTCTACTTTGACAGGAACTCATGGATG ATTAAAGTTGTGGACTGGATGAAGGGACAGAcctgtggactctgtggaaaGGCTGATGGGGAAGTCAGACAGGAGTACGTCACGCCCAACGGCCGTCTGACCAAGAACGCAGCCAGTTTCGCTCATTCTTGGGTTCTGCCAGCCGAGAGCTGCAGGGACACCACAG AATGCCGTATGAAGCTTGAATCTGTGCAGCTGGAGAAGCAGGTTGACATCCATGGCCAGGAATCCAAGTGTTACTCTGTTGAGCCTGTGCTGCGCTGCCTGCCCGGATGCTTCCCCGTGAAGACCACCACCGTCACTGTTGGCTTCCACTGCCTGCCAACTG ATTCTGCCCTGAATCGCCCAGAGAGTCTGAGCAACATCTACAACAACAGTGTGGACCTGAGGGACACAGCGGAGGCCCACCTggcctgcagctgcactgctcaGTGTGCTTAA